The following coding sequences lie in one Metopolophium dirhodum isolate CAU chromosome 5, ASM1992520v1, whole genome shotgun sequence genomic window:
- the LOC132945307 gene encoding UBA-like domain-containing protein 2-B has translation MDSLREQVMINQFVLAAGCARDQAKQLLQAAHWQFETALSIFFQDSSVSSCSQNSAQFGFGQMTPCNTPATPPNFPDTLIAFSRMTTSSENSKLGSSPSMSVSPQNRTSLENSQSKRHPYAHLAPNTVSNNT, from the exons ATGGATTCGTTGCGCGAACAGGTGATGATCAACCAATTCGTGCTGGCCGCCGGATGCGCCAGAGACCAGGCCAAGCAGTTGCTGCAGGCCGCCCATTGGCAGTTCGAG ACTGCATTGAgcatattttttcaagattctTCTGTATCGAGTTGCAGTCAAAATTCAGCACAGTTTGGATTTGGACAA ATGACACCATGTAATACTCCTGCTACGCCACCCAATTTCCCTGACACTCTGATTGCCTTTTCACGTATGACAACTTCatctgaaaattcaaaattgggATCATCACCGA GTATGTCTGTTTCTCCTCAAAATAGAACCTCATTAGAAAACAGTCAATCCAAAAGGCACCCATATGCACATTTAGCGCCAAACACAGTTTCAAACAACACATAG